ACAAAATCGAAGAATACTCTGAATTTCTTAGAAAAAAGACCTATATGCTGGCTAATCCTTTTGAGAAGGAAACCAAGCTACTGGACACATCCAACTTAAAAATCCCGAGAAGTCCGAAACAGATTGCCATGCCAGCCAATCATGAGCAGATTGTTAACGAGGTGAATGCTTTGAGACAGACTGACTGCCGATTGCTGCAAAGCAAAAACTACGAAGTGTTTTTCACGGAAGCGAATCACATTCCAAACATCCTGCATGAATTGGGACGTTTGAGGGAGATTACCTTCAGGGAAGTGGGCGAAGGAACCAACCAGTCACTGGATTTGGACCAATTCGACCAATACTACCACCATATGTTTTTATGGGACGATGATACCAAAGAAATTGCAGGTGCCTACCGTATGGGACTTGGTGCGGAGATTTTCCCTAAATATGGAATCGACGGATTTTACCTTCAGGAGCTTTTCCGATTTGAGCCGGAATTGTATGATATGATGAGCAAGTCCATAGAAATGGGCCGGGCTTTTATCACCAAAGAATACCAACAAAAACCAATGCCGTTGTTCCTGCTTTGGAAAGGAATCGTGCATACGACACTGCGCTATCCGGAACATAAATTCCTGATTGGCGGTGTAAGTATCAGTAACCAGTTTTCTGATTTTACGAAGTCGCTGATGATTGAGTTTATGAAATCGCATTATTACGACCCTTATATTGCACAATATGTGCACCCTAAAAAGGAATTTAAGGTAAAGCTGAAAGATGCGGATAAGGATTTTATTTTTGATGAAGCCGAAGCCGACCTTGTCAAATTTGACAAACTTATCGATGAGCTGGAACCGGGCAACCTGCGTCTTCCGGTATTGATTAAAAAATACATCAAGCAGAACGCCAAGGTTGTGGCATTTAATGTAGACCCGCTGTTTAACAATGCTGTTGATGGATTGATGTATATTCGAATTGCGGACATTCCGGAGAGTACGATGAAACCGGTGATGGAAGAATTTCAGGCAGAGTTGGAACGAAAACTGGCCGAAAAAGGAGAAAAATTATAGTTCTGAAACTTAAACAAGCATAAAAACTTTGCGGCTTAGCGCCTTTGCGGGCTGTATTTCACGCAAAGTCACAGAGTCGCAAAGCATGGACAAAAAAATTCAATATAAAAGAAAAGCCTGAGAAATTCTCAGGCTTTTTTATTGGTATCTACTTCCAGATAGACTGTCTTAAAATGTCATCAAAGGTATTTTCACGTACGAAATACACCAATCTGACTATATGATATACAATTAGAACTGCGCCTAAGAAGTAGGCTATCTTTTTACTGTAAAAAACAGAATTGAAATATTCTTTTTGTGTTTTTAGCTCCAGCGTCAATACTATGATAACGACTATGCAGAAAACAAAAGCAAAAGGTCCAAAGAGATGATAAGATAAGCTTTTTTGCAAATCGCCTTCATACAAATAGACCAATGATTTGGTGATGCCACATCCCGGACACGGAAAACCTGTCAACATCTTAAACGGACACAAAGACTGGTCTGTTTCCAAATGATGATCGTGATTGTGCAGCATTAAAAAAAATGGAATTATCAGGGTCAATAATGCCCCGATAATTCCAAATATTTTCAGTTGAATCTTTCTATTACTTGTATAACTTGTTGATATCACCTTGAACAATCATTGCGGCTACCATTGGGAACAAGAAACCAAGAATTAACAATAGTGTTGACTGGTCTTTTTCCCTTTCACCAGTTCTTTCATAAACTTTAGGCAAACCTTCTTTTCCTGCCAAATAGTAGAAATACAGATTTACCGGCATACAGCATCCTGAGAAAATAGCAATTGGCTGAGAAATAACTTCTTTGCCTGCTACAGCATTTAATACTTGTGCTACCTTAATATTCCAATAAATCAAATATAATCCGCAGGTGATAAATCCTAAAAGCAAAACTACGATTGGGTCCACCCTAAATTCAGGGATAACACCATAGTTTTCTGGTCTTTCTAATTCCATTTTATTTTTGTTTTTGATGTTTATAATTGCTAAAATTAACAAAAATATTGGATGGACAATCTCTTTGTATGAATTTTATGTCATTATTAAAGAAAGACTTTATCTACAGGCTCCCATAATTCAATCTTATTCCCTTCTATATCAAGAATCCATCCGAATTTTCCATAATCATAGCTTTCCATTTCCCCAATAATCTGAACGCCTTCCTGCTTTAGCGTGGCCAACAGTTCTTCCAGATTTTCTACCCTGAAGTTCTGCATGAATTGTTTTTCGGACGGACTGAAATAATTGGTGCCACTTTTAAAAGGTGACCATTGTGTAGCACAGTCATATCCTTCTTTATCTTTCAACCAGAATGTACAGCCATAGTCGTCTGTATTCAATCCTAAATGTTTTTTATACCAATCTCTCAATGCTTTCGGGTCTTCGGATTTAAAGAAGAAGCCTCCAATTCCCGTAACGCGGTTTGGTGTTTTTACCTCTGCCTTTTTACCAAAATACAATTCCTTGATTTTATCTGCGATGGTCTGCGCTAATTTTTCATGGCTTTCAAAAGTCCAACCGGCAATATGCGGCGACATCAGGACTTTGTCTGATTCCAGAAGATATTGGAAAGCTTCCGGAATTTTATCTTCTTCAAACAGCGTTTCAAAAGACAGTTTTTCATATTCCAACACATCCAATCCGGCCCCTAAAATCTTGCCTGTTTCTAAAGCCTGTACCAAATCGGCGGTTACTACATTTTTGCCTCTTGATGTATTGATGAGCCAGAATGGTTTTGCAAAAGCATTGATATAGTCTGCATTGACCAGTTTGTCCGTTTCCGGAGTCCACGGAATGTGCAGGCTCAACACATCTGATTTTTGCTGAAGTTCTTCTAATGACACCTGTTTTGCATTGGCATCGCCAACATTTTCCAGAATATCATAGCAAAGCACCTCAACATCAAATCCGCGTAGTTTTTTGGCAAAGGATTTTCCCATATTGCCATATCCGATGATACCTACCGTTTTACCGTCCAGTTCGTGTCCGCGGTTTTTCTCACGGTTCCAATGTCCGGAACGGATTTCTCTGTCGGCCTGGTTTAGTTTATTGAAAAGTGACAGCAGCATTCCCAAGGCGTGTTCTCCAACCGCATTTCGGTTTCCTTCCGGAGCCGCAATCAGGCTTATTTTTTTCGAAAGCGCATAATCGCAATCAATACTTTCAAGACCTGCTCCTACTCTGGAAATAAATTGCAGTTTGGTTGCCTTATCCAAAAAGGTTTTGTCAATTTTAAAACGGCTGCGAATTACAATTCCGTTATAGTCGTGGATTTTGGCTTCTATTTCTTCTTTTGAAGATTTGAAATCTTCGTGGTTTGTGAAACCGGCTTCTTGCAACTGACTTAGCAACAGAGGATGATTGCTGTCAATGTGTAGTATTTTTATTTCTTCAGGCACCATTCTTCGATAGAATTTTTATGGTTACATACTATGCAATCCTATACCGAAGCGATTTGCTTTTAAAAACCGAGGATAAGTTTTGCGATAGAAAAATAGATTAATATTCCGCAAATGTCGTTACTGGTCGTAATAAACGGGCCTGTTGCCAGGGCCGGGTCTATTCCAAACTTATTCAATAAAAGAGGAACAAACGTTCCGATAAGCGATGCTATAATGATAACGGAAATCAAGGCACTGGTCACAATAACCCCGATTATGAATTCTACATTCAGAAGGAAATGGCTACCAATAAACAATATGGAAGCGAGAATAACCCCATTTAAAAGGCTCAGGGAAATCTCTTTTATCAATCGGCTAAAAAGCGAGCCACTCAACGTATTGTTGGCAAGACCCTGTACAATAATCGCAGAAGATTGCACTCCAACGTTTCCTGCCATCGCCGCAATTAGTGGCGTAAAGAAAAACAGGTTTCCATGCTCTGTCATTGCTCCTTCAAAAAGTCCAAGTACACGAACAGATATAAAGCCTCCCAAAAGCGCGAGAACAAGCCATGGCAAGCGTGCTTTTGTGAGCTCCAAAATACTGTCATCTGCCTCAACGTCCTGTGAGATACCCGCTGCTAACTGGTAATCTTTGTCGGCTTCGTCCTTGATAACGTCAACGATATCGTCAATCGTAATTCTTCCCACAAGTCGTCCCAATTCATCTACGACAGGAATAGCTTCCAGGTCATATTTCTGCATGATACGCGCTACTTCAACATCTTCCGTATCGACACGCACGTAATCAACTTTCGGGATATATACTTCACTGATTGGTGTTTTGGTAGAAGTCGTCAAAAGGTCTTTAAGCGAAAGCCTTCCTTTGAGCCTGTTTTCATCATCAACCACATAAATAGAGTGTACTCTGGAAACATTTTCCGCCTGTATTCTCATTTCTTTCACGCAGGTTAATACGTTCCAGTTTTCGTTTACCTTCACGAGCTCTTTTCCCATAAGACCTCCGGCAGTATCTTCGTCATAGCGCAAAAGGTCAACAATGTCTTTCGCGTGCTCAACGTCAATAAGTTCAGAGATTACCTCATTTTTAATGTCGGTAGAAAGCTCAGCGATAATGTCGGCCGCATCATCCGTATCCAACTCATCAAGCTCTTCTGCAATTTCTTTTGGAGAAAGCCTGCTTAGGATGTTTTCACGAAGGTCGTCTTCTAATTCAAGAAGAATTTCGGCTGTTTTTTCGCTATCAAGGATTTTGAAAATATAGGTGGCCTCATCAAAATCCAGTTCGTCAAGGATTTCGGCAATATCAGCGTGGTGCATATCGTTAAGCAAGGCTTCCAGCTGCTGGTCTTTTTTGCTTAAGATTAATTCTTCAATCTGAAGAATAAGCTCCTTACTGATTTTAAATTGCATCGGCTTCTATTTTTTGGGTTATTGCTATGAATTGCTGTACATCCAGCTGTTCCGGACGGAGGTCAAAGATAGTATCTTCTCTTAAATTTTCCGAAAGATTTAGGGATTTTAAGCTGTTTCGCAATGTTTTTCTTCGTTGTTGGAAAGCGGTTTTTACCACTGTAAAAAAGAGCTTTTCATTGCAGGGCAGCGTAAAGTTTTCTTTTCTTTTAAGTCTCAACACACCTGATTTTACTTTAGGCGGCGGATTGAATACATTTTCATGCACAGTAAAAAGGTATTCCGCATCGTAAAACGCCTGTGCCAGTACTGATAATATGCCGTAGGTTTTAGTTCCTTTTTTCTCACAGATTCTTTCGGCTACTTCTTTCTGGAACATTCCTGAAAATTCTGCCACCTGATTTCGCAATTCCAAAGCCCGGAAAACAATCTGTGAAGATATGTTATAGGGAAAGTTACCAATGATGGCGAACTGTTTCCCTTCAAAGGTTTTATTAATGTCGTATTTCAGGAAATCCTGTGATAGGATATGACCCTGCAATTTTGGATAATTTGCATTCAGATAATCCACCGATTCTGTATCGATTTCAATCACATAAGTGTTTACCGGTTTTTCAAGCAGGTATTTTGTCAATACTCCCATTCCTGGGCCTATTTCCAAAACATTATCATAGCCTTCAAAATGGAGCGTATCTGCGATTTTCTTTGCTATGTTTTCGTCCGTAAGGAAATGCTGTCCAAGATGTTTCTTGGCTTTTACTTTATCCATTTTGATTTGTGATTTTAGATTTATGATTTCGGATTACCTAACTGTCTCTCATCTATCATCTATTATCTGCTGTCTTATTTATGATTTGTGATTTTAGATTTATGATTTCGGATTACCTAACTGTCTGTCATCTGTCATCTATTATCTGCTGTCTTATTTATGATTTGCGATTTTAGATTTGTGATTTTACATTACCTAAACACCGGTCATCTATTATCTTTCATCTGCCATCTATTATCTGATTTCTAATTTCACCTAAACCGATTTATGGTCACTAATGAATTCCAGTTCTGTCCGGAAGGCAAGCATTTTGTCGCCAAACAGTCTTTGTCCTTCTTCTCTGAATCCGGGTGCGTGTTCCTTATAGTAGCTGTCCAGATTTTCTCTGGAATCTGCCCAATATTGCACTGAATAGGTTACTCCACCCATTTCTTCTTCTACCAGAACTTTTACAAGACGTGCCGAAGAGAACTTTCCAGTTCCCAGAATTTCCGGAATGTGCTTGTGCTGCATCCAATGAAGCCATTCATCATGTACCGATTCGTGAATATTTATGGTTACGTTGTATATTATCATTTCTTAGAATATTAGATTTTAGATTCCGCTAATGAAGCGGTTTATTTTGAAAAATTCGTAATTCGTAATTCGTAATTCGTAATTCGTAATTCTATAATTATAAATTCGTATCACCCCGCAACTGCCTGAATTTTTTCCTTGCCTCTACAAAATAGATACTGTCTTCGTGGTTGAATAAGATTTGTTCGTATAATGCTTTTGCCTTATCAGTATCTTTCAGTTTTTTATTGTAAATCTCTGCCGAAAAATAAAGCGCTTCATCAATATAGATCCCATCTTTGTGGTTATCGATTATTCCCTGATATTGTGCCAATGCGGCATTATAGTCACCCAGTTTTTCATAAGTTTCGCCAATTCGCAACAGCGTTTCGTCTTCGATTTCCTGGCCTTTGTATTCCTTCAATATCGATTGGAATTGTTCCAGAGCTTCCTTGTTTTTATTTTGATACAGCAAATAATCGCCTCTGGCAAATTTCTTTAACCCGACCTGTGTCGAATCTGCTACCGTATTGTCATTAATTAAAAGAAACAATTCCAAAGCATCATTTGCTATAAGCTGTGTTGAGGCTGACTTTAGTTCCTTAAATTGTTTAAGCGCCCATTCAAAATCGGTTTTGAAATAGCTGGTTTTAGCCGCTTTCAGGCTTGCTTCATGTCCAACGGCATCGTTCTTCAAATCTTCTTCTATCTGGGAATAATAAATCAATGCCTGATTGAATTTTTCTTCATAAAGCAGAATATCGGCCAATTCCATTTTTACATCTGCGGTCTGGTATTTATTCAGAGGCAATTCCAATGCGCGTTTTAAAATGGTTTTTCCTTCTTCCGGATTTTTAAGATTAAAAGTTGCAAAATGAGCTTGTAATATCTGTAACGATAAGGTGTAAGGACTTATTCCGTATTTTTTAACCAATAAATCCAGTTCACTTTTTATGGCTGGATATTCTTTTTCGGGTGCTTTTTGAATTTTCGATTCCATTAAAAAATAATGCGCCCTGATTTGCAAATCCAAATCCTGAGTGTTTTCCAACACAAAGGCAAAAATTTCCTTTGCTGTTTCTTCTTCATTCTCTTCCATTGCCAGTTCGGCCAGGTTTACGATATTCGAAAAAGATTCCGGGTCACGTCTGTAGATGGCCTTTTCCTGGATAAATGCTTTGGCATAATCTTTTTGCTGTACAAAAAACCAGCTTAGGAACTGATTCCAGAATATATCCTGATTTTTCTGGGCACGAACCAGAAGTGCCTTGCGCAATGCCGTATTGAATGTTTCTTCAGCTTCTTCTGTCATGAAACGCGAAAGCTGGTTTTGAATCATGATAGTATTGTTCTGGTTGGAATAGGCTTCTTCCAGAAAGGTGTCAATCATGAGGTCCATCTTGCCCAACTGTCCGTAAATGACAGCCATTTGGTAATTGAATTTGAATTTAGGTTCCAGCTTTATTGCCAGATTATAGGACTCCAGAGCATATTCCAGCAATACTTTTTTCTCGAAAGTGTTGGCCACGGCATAGACGTTGGATGGATTTTCATTAATCTTGCTTATTGCCTGTTCATAAAACTTTTTAGCTTTTCCGGCATCTTTCTGCAATTGATAGTTGTATCCTATCTCAACCAGAAGTGACGGTTGCTTGTATTTTGCATAACGTTCCTGAAGGCGCTTGTCTGCCTGGTCATATTGTTGCAGTTGCTGATAGGATTCTATTATTTTCTGGAAATAAAAACTATTGCCTTGCTGATTTTTCAGCAGTTCGTCAAAACTAATGATGGCTTTTTCAAATTCTCCTTTATCAAAATAATTGATAGCCAACTGTTCGTTTTGTGCAAAAACAAACAGTGACGTAAACAAACTTAAGAATAGGAAAATCTTTTTCATTGTAGTTTAATGCAAAAAGGTATATAACAATGTACTAATATAACAATTTTAAGGCTGAATTAGTACATTGCTACATTAAACTATTGGTTAATTGTTCCTTAATTTATAATATCAAATCCGGTATAGGGACGCAGCACTTCCGGAATCACGATACCTTCCGGTGTCTGATAATTTTCCAGAATACCTGCCAATACCCTAGGCAATGCCAAAGAGCTACCGTTCAGGGTGTGTGCCAAATGGTTTTTACCGTCTTTATCTTTGTAACGCAACTTCAATCGGTTAGACTGGAATGTTTCGAAGTTTGATACCGAACTGATTTCCAGCCAACGGTCTTGCGCTGTTGAAAACACTTCAAAATCATAGGTCATGGCTGATGCAAACCCCATATCTCCTCCGCAAAGACGAAGAATCCTGTAAGGAAGTTTCAGTTCGTTCAGGATGGTTCTTACGTGCTCTACCATACCTTCCAAAGCCTCGTATGATTTTTCCGGATGTTCCACCCTTACAATTTCAACCTTGTCAAATTGGTGCAAGCGGTTCAAACCGCGAACGTGTGCCCCATAAGAACCTGCTTCTCTTCTAAAGCATGGCGTGTAGGCCGTAGCCAGAATTGGAAGTTCGTTTTCCTGCAGAAGAACATCGCGGAATAAATTGGTTACCGGAACTTCTGCTGTTGGAATCAAATAAAGGTCGTCTGTAGCGTCATGATACATTTGTCCTTCTTTGTCCGGAAGCTGTCCTGTTCCGTAAGCCGATGCTTCATTTACAAAATGCGGTACCTGAAATTCCTGGTAACCGGCTTCCGTATTTTTATCTAAGAAATAGGTAATCAGCGCACGTTGCAATTTGGCTCCTTTTCCTTTGTAGACAGGAAATCCCGCACCCGTGATTTTATTTCCTAATTCAAAATCAATAATGTCGTATTTTTTTACCAGTTCCCAGTGTGGCAAAGCTTCGCCATGCAGGTCCGGAATAGCACCTTCCTGCAAAACGGTTACGTTGTCTTCCGGAGTTTTTCCTTCCGGAACAATATCTGCCGGAAGATTTGGAAGCAGGTACAATTGCTCTGTCAACTCGTTTGTATATACGTCAAGTTTTTCAGCCAATTCCTTGCTTTTTTCTTTTAGCGAAGTTGTTTTGGTTTTCAGCAATTCTGCTTTTGCCTTCTCGCCGCTTTTCATCAACTCGCCTATGTCTTTGGATAGCTTATTCGATTCCGACAAAATATTGTCCATTTCAGCCTGTGTCGCTCTTCTTTTTTCATCAAGCTGCACGGCTAGTTCAACAATACTTTTGGCATCCATGTTTCGTTTTGCCAAAGCTTTGAGGACTTTCTCCTGGTTTTCTCTAATAAATGCTATCTGTAACATTGTTCTGGTTTTATAAAGGTAGCAAATTTAAGGAAAAAAGGTTGACAGTTGCAAAGTTAGCGACCAACATAGTGTAAAGTTTTAAATGCGGTTCCTATCCTGATAAATTAACACCTTGTGTGTGATTTATTAATTACATTTGGGAAATTTTTCCCGATTATGAAAAAAATATACCTGCTGCTTGCTTTATCTCTGTCAGGCATTGGCTTTGCGCAAAGTTCCTCTTCGCAAAACCATCAAATAGCTGAGGCAGAACGAAAATCAGCAGTAAAAAAGATTAACTTCAGAAATAACCCCAATACTGAAAATTACGATGTTACTTATCACAGGCTCCGGTTTGAGGTAAATCCAAGCAATTACTATGTTAAGGGGAATGTGACTACCTATTACAGGGCAAAAACAAATATGAGTACTGTTACTTTTGACCTTGCAGATGAATTGACTGTCAGTTCTGTAAAACAAAGAAACACCTCGCTTAGTTTTACGCAAAACGGCACCAATGAATTGGTTATTAACCTGCCTGCCGTTCAAAACACAAACGTACTGGATTCATTGACAATTGTATATGAAGGAGCTCCTCCGGCACAAAGCGACGGATTCAACACTTATACGCATGCCGGAAATCCGGGGCTTTACACCCTTTCTGAGCCTTTTGGAGCCAGAGACTGGTGGCCATGCAAACAGGACCTGAACGACAAAATTGAAAACCTAGACGTATTTATAAAAACCGGTTCCCAATATGTAAGCGTTGCCAACGGAGTTCAAATCAGTTCTGTAAATAATGGAGATGGTACAAAAAC
This portion of the Flavobacterium lindanitolerans genome encodes:
- a CDS encoding GNAT family N-acyltransferase, whose translation is MGLVTAKEVAKAINTDKYGVLGTFSGWLLMKILKISTLNKIYDRNKHLQNVEFLNAILDEFQIKFEIPEEDLKRLPKDGAYITISNHPLGGIDGILLLKLMLEREPNFKIIANFLLHRIDPMKPYIMPVNPFENHKDAKSSVIGIKETLRHLSDGKPLGMFPAGEVSTYKDGKLVVDKPWEEGAIKLIKKAKVPVIPIYFHAKNSKLFYFLSKLDDTLRTAKLPSELLTQKDRVIKVRIGKPISVNEQNEYDKIEEYSEFLRKKTYMLANPFEKETKLLDTSNLKIPRSPKQIAMPANHEQIVNEVNALRQTDCRLLQSKNYEVFFTEANHIPNILHELGRLREITFREVGEGTNQSLDLDQFDQYYHHMFLWDDDTKEIAGAYRMGLGAEIFPKYGIDGFYLQELFRFEPELYDMMSKSIEMGRAFITKEYQQKPMPLFLLWKGIVHTTLRYPEHKFLIGGVSISNQFSDFTKSLMIEFMKSHYYDPYIAQYVHPKKEFKVKLKDADKDFIFDEAEADLVKFDKLIDELEPGNLRLPVLIKKYIKQNAKVVAFNVDPLFNNAVDGLMYIRIADIPESTMKPVMEEFQAELERKLAEKGEKL
- a CDS encoding DUF2752 domain-containing protein, translating into MLHNHDHHLETDQSLCPFKMLTGFPCPGCGITKSLVYLYEGDLQKSLSYHLFGPFAFVFCIVVIIVLTLELKTQKEYFNSVFYSKKIAYFLGAVLIVYHIVRLVYFVRENTFDDILRQSIWK
- a CDS encoding DUF4234 domain-containing protein codes for the protein MELERPENYGVIPEFRVDPIVVLLLGFITCGLYLIYWNIKVAQVLNAVAGKEVISQPIAIFSGCCMPVNLYFYYLAGKEGLPKVYERTGEREKDQSTLLLILGFLFPMVAAMIVQGDINKLYK
- the mgtE gene encoding magnesium transporter, which translates into the protein MQFKISKELILQIEELILSKKDQQLEALLNDMHHADIAEILDELDFDEATYIFKILDSEKTAEILLELEDDLRENILSRLSPKEIAEELDELDTDDAADIIAELSTDIKNEVISELIDVEHAKDIVDLLRYDEDTAGGLMGKELVKVNENWNVLTCVKEMRIQAENVSRVHSIYVVDDENRLKGRLSLKDLLTTSTKTPISEVYIPKVDYVRVDTEDVEVARIMQKYDLEAIPVVDELGRLVGRITIDDIVDVIKDEADKDYQLAAGISQDVEADDSILELTKARLPWLVLALLGGFISVRVLGLFEGAMTEHGNLFFFTPLIAAMAGNVGVQSSAIIVQGLANNTLSGSLFSRLIKEISLSLLNGVILASILFIGSHFLLNVEFIIGVIVTSALISVIIIASLIGTFVPLLLNKFGIDPALATGPFITTSNDICGILIYFSIAKLILGF
- the rsmA gene encoding 16S rRNA (adenine(1518)-N(6)/adenine(1519)-N(6))-dimethyltransferase RsmA; the protein is MDKVKAKKHLGQHFLTDENIAKKIADTLHFEGYDNVLEIGPGMGVLTKYLLEKPVNTYVIEIDTESVDYLNANYPKLQGHILSQDFLKYDINKTFEGKQFAIIGNFPYNISSQIVFRALELRNQVAEFSGMFQKEVAERICEKKGTKTYGILSVLAQAFYDAEYLFTVHENVFNPPPKVKSGVLRLKRKENFTLPCNEKLFFTVVKTAFQQRRKTLRNSLKSLNLSENLREDTIFDLRPEQLDVQQFIAITQKIEADAI
- a CDS encoding DUF4286 family protein: MIIYNVTINIHESVHDEWLHWMQHKHIPEILGTGKFSSARLVKVLVEEEMGGVTYSVQYWADSRENLDSYYKEHAPGFREEGQRLFGDKMLAFRTELEFISDHKSV
- a CDS encoding tetratricopeptide repeat protein, with amino-acid sequence MKKIFLFLSLFTSLFVFAQNEQLAINYFDKGEFEKAIISFDELLKNQQGNSFYFQKIIESYQQLQQYDQADKRLQERYAKYKQPSLLVEIGYNYQLQKDAGKAKKFYEQAISKINENPSNVYAVANTFEKKVLLEYALESYNLAIKLEPKFKFNYQMAVIYGQLGKMDLMIDTFLEEAYSNQNNTIMIQNQLSRFMTEEAEETFNTALRKALLVRAQKNQDIFWNQFLSWFFVQQKDYAKAFIQEKAIYRRDPESFSNIVNLAELAMEENEEETAKEIFAFVLENTQDLDLQIRAHYFLMESKIQKAPEKEYPAIKSELDLLVKKYGISPYTLSLQILQAHFATFNLKNPEEGKTILKRALELPLNKYQTADVKMELADILLYEEKFNQALIYYSQIEEDLKNDAVGHEASLKAAKTSYFKTDFEWALKQFKELKSASTQLIANDALELFLLINDNTVADSTQVGLKKFARGDYLLYQNKNKEALEQFQSILKEYKGQEIEDETLLRIGETYEKLGDYNAALAQYQGIIDNHKDGIYIDEALYFSAEIYNKKLKDTDKAKALYEQILFNHEDSIYFVEARKKFRQLRGDTNL
- the serS gene encoding serine--tRNA ligase, giving the protein MLQIAFIRENQEKVLKALAKRNMDAKSIVELAVQLDEKRRATQAEMDNILSESNKLSKDIGELMKSGEKAKAELLKTKTTSLKEKSKELAEKLDVYTNELTEQLYLLPNLPADIVPEGKTPEDNVTVLQEGAIPDLHGEALPHWELVKKYDIIDFELGNKITGAGFPVYKGKGAKLQRALITYFLDKNTEAGYQEFQVPHFVNEASAYGTGQLPDKEGQMYHDATDDLYLIPTAEVPVTNLFRDVLLQENELPILATAYTPCFRREAGSYGAHVRGLNRLHQFDKVEIVRVEHPEKSYEALEGMVEHVRTILNELKLPYRILRLCGGDMGFASAMTYDFEVFSTAQDRWLEISSVSNFETFQSNRLKLRYKDKDGKNHLAHTLNGSSLALPRVLAGILENYQTPEGIVIPEVLRPYTGFDIIN